Proteins from one Malaya genurostris strain Urasoe2022 chromosome 2, Malgen_1.1, whole genome shotgun sequence genomic window:
- the LOC131432993 gene encoding uncharacterized protein LOC131432993 has translation MVHDVAEIPLVAKLQFLLQSLEGEARKPYETVDIESSNYITTWEALLKRYDNKRFLKKQFFRTLHDIAPIRKESSQDLHNLVDDFQRHVKALAKLGEAVETWDTPLVCMLSYKIDSLTLRAWEEYASKLDNVGYDSMVEFLYQRVRILQTVSSEIFHRTQTASVNVAGSNTITRRIQTPKLVANTAASSSHGNSPTCISCSDKHLLFQCPTFQGLPVGQRRELISNKRLCWNCFKSSHIARNCDSKYTYRHCHERHHTLLHQTPVSNQASKASSSQQPAALTVESGQRSEPPSLAEVSMPAQRSSPSTVFLSTVALWVEDKFGKPHLARALIDSGSQSNFISKRLAHRLFLRPERTSIPITDIGEATVTVTQSVACTIRSKNDQYSSELQFLVLPKPTAELPSTNVDISSWKIPSNITLADPTFNISGRIDILLGIEHFHEYLRNGRIILGEGSPVLFETVFGWAVIGRWYESVLERFWQLETVELDRRYSAEELMCERLFETTTSRNRSGRYVVRLPRTDNPKIYLGESRSIAEKRFLSLERRFSREEATKSAYLDFMDEYLQLNHMCKIDNPINETVIHSYLPHHPVFKTTSSTTKTRVVFDASCRTTSGYSLNDLLLVGPVVQQDLLSIVLRFRIRPIALVADIEKMYRQIEIHQDDRALQRILWRRHPLDPITTYELRTVTHGTASAPFLATRTLIQLAKDEGGRFPMAKDVVQEDFYVDDLISGSDNLQKAIQLRRELSPLECHYGNGLPNLSVTTLGLVWEPNSDILRFKTQLQPPAAILTRRNVLSYIAQMYDPLGLIGPVISTAKQFMQRLWALSSNDGKSYAWDEPLPEKIQREWKEFHATLNIISDIRVPRFISAYGACVYLRSEDSQQNVYVHLLAAKSKVAPLKTRHSIARLELCAALLATQLFKKVFCSLKVNADVFFWVDSMTVLQWLKAAPSCWKTFVGNRVSKIQESTTGYPWNHVPGKENPADELSRGLTPYELLNQKRWWTGPTWIKLTKDHWPKQHVEADISGTFAVERKACLLSVAPPECSFGEQLFNRYSSYTVLRRTVAYILRYMRALHISASNTQPDGACAASSTVSRDTHTYLTTDDLQDAELTICRLSQRETFSSELNALRLGKPVGNNSAMKWIKPIMSSDGLIRVGGRIRHSGVPDAMKHPIVISSKQRLAHLLAVHYHTYLLHAGPQLMMCTIKQKFWLIAGRDLLRQVYHQCHTCFRHKPVLVQQTTADLPSSRVTPSRPFAVSGIDYCGPLYLRGPYRRAGAIKAYIAVFVCFSTRAVHLELVSDLSAAAFLAALKRFIARRGMVRELHSDNATNFKGASNELNHLYKLLKTDKSSRKLIFDWCANVEIVWKFIPPRAPHFGGLWEAAVESAKNHLLKEVRGTTATQEEMLTLLAQVEMCLNSRPIVEMSNDPSDLEALTPGHFLVGANMQTIPEVDYKHHPDNRLNRWQLMQKRLQAIWKRWSTEYLQQLQARSKKGIKQPVNIEVGRLVIIKDDNLPPAQWPLGRIIEIHPNQDGIVRVVSLKTSTANNIVRPVTKIVLLPMTPCLTSTTPQNG, from the exons ATGGTCCATGACGTAGCTGAAATTCCACTTGTAGCCAAACTACAGTTTCTACTCCAGTCGTTAGAAGGTGAGGCTCGTAAACCTTATGAAACGGTTGACATTGAATCATCGAATTACATCACTACCTGGGAAGCACTCCTGAAGCGCTATGATAACAAGCGCTTTCTCAAGAAGCAATTTTTCCGGACATTACATGACATCGCTCCAATTCGGAAAGAATCTTCCCAAGATCTACACAACCTAGTAGACGATTTTCAACGTCACGTGAAAGCATTGGCTAAACTCGGAGAAGCAGTGGAAACTTGGGACACACCTCTAGTGTGTATGCTGTCGTACAAGATTGATTCGTTGACACTTAGAGCATGGGAGGAATATGCTTCTAAACTGGATAATGTTGGCTATGATTCGATGGTTGAATTTCTATATCAACGAGTACGAATCCTACAGACTGTGTCCTCCGAAATATTTCATCGTACTCAAACAGCGTCGGTCAATGTGGCCGGCTCAAACACAATCACCAGAAGGATCCAAACTCCAAAGTTAGTAGCAAATACAGCAGCTTCGAGTTCTCACGGAAACTCTCCTACCTGTATATCGTGCTCAGATAAACATCTGTTGTTCCAGTGCCCTACATTCCAAGGACTTCCCGTCGGACAACGTCGAGAATTAATATCTAACAAACgcctttgttggaattgttttaAATCATCTCACATAGCGCGAAATTGCGATTCGAAATATACATATCGCCATTGTCACGAACGACATCACACACTACTTCATCAGACACCAGTTTCGAATCAAGCATCGAAAGCCAGTTCTTCTCAACAACCAGCAGCACTTACAGTTGAAAGTGGGCAAAGAAGCGAACCGCCATCATTAGCAGAAGTAAGCATGCCAGCACAACGTAGTTCACCTAGCACTGTGTTTCTTTCGACGGTGGCACTTTGGGTCGAGGATAAATTTGGAAAACCCCATCTCGCCCGAGCATTGATTGACTCCGGTTCGCAATCGAATTTCATCTCCAAAAGACTTGCTCATCGATTGTTTTTACGACCAGAGCGAACAAGTATTCCCATTACTGACATTGGAGAGGCTACAGTAACAGTAACGCAATCCGTCGCTTGCACTATACGTTCCAAGAATGATCAGTATTCAAGTGAATTGCAGTTTttagttctcccgaaaccgacggcGGAGCTTCCGTCAACTAATGTTGATATATCGTCGTGGAAAATACCATCAAATATTACTTTAGCCGATCCTACGTTCAATATTTCCGGTCGGATCGATATTCTTCTCGGCATCGAGCACTTTCATGAATACTTAAGGAATGGCAGAATCATCCTTGGCGAAGGATCTCCCGTTttatttgaaacagtttttggtTGGGCCGTCATTGGACGGTGGTATG AATCCGTCCTGGAGCGCTTTTGGCAATTGGAGACGGTGGAACTTGATCGTCGCTATTCGGCGGAAGAACTCATGTGTGAAAGGCTGTTCGAGACAACAACTTCACGGAATCGTAGCGGACGGTACGTAGTTCGACTTCCACGCACGGATAATCCAAAAATTTACCTTGGCGAATCTAGAAGTATAGCTGAAAAACGTTTCCTAAGTCTAGAACGACGGTTCAGTCGAGAAGAAGCCACGAAGTCGGCGTATCTCGATTTTATGGACGAATATTTGCAACTCAACCATATGTGCAAAATCGACAATCCAATCAACGAGACTGTTATTCATAGTTATCTTCCACACCACCCGGTGTTTAAAACCACTAGCAGTACGACTAAAACACGTGTCGTGTTCGACGCTTCGTGCCGCACTACATCCGGCTACTCACTCAACGATCTACTCCTCGTTGGTCCCGTTGTGCAGCAGGACCTCTTGTCTATTGTGTTGCGCTTTCGTATTAGACCGATTGCGCTTGTGGCGGACATTGAGAAAATGTACCGCCAAATAGAAATTCATCAAGACGATCGTGCCCTACAGCGAATTCTATGGCGGAGGCACCCTTTAGATCCGATTACAACATACGAACTACGAACAGTCACTCATGGGACTGCATCTGCGCCATTCCTTGCGACGCGCACTCTCATCCAACTCGCTAAAGATGAAGGAGGAAGGTTTCCTATGGCTAAAGACGTAGTGCAAGAGGACTTCTATGTCGACGACTTGATCAGCGGTTCAGACAATCTTCAAAAGGCCATTCAACTACGTCGAGAATTGAGTCCGCTGGAATGCCACTACGGAAATGGGCTTCCAAATCTT TCGGTAACAACGCTTGGGCTAGTGTGGGAACCAAACTCAGACATCCTTCGGTTCAAAACTCAACTCCAACCGCCCGCAGCCATACTTACAAGAAGAAACGTACTTTCATACATCGCTCAAATGTATGACCCACTGGGTCTAATAGGTCCTGTAATTTCAACCGCCAAGCAGTTTATGCAACGCTTGTGGGCGTTATCTTCGAATGATGGTAAATCATATGCCTGGGATGAACCACTTCCTGAGAAGATTCAACGCGAATGGAAAGAATTTCATGCTACTTTGAACATCATCAGTGACATTCGAGTGCCTCGTTTCATCTCG GCATACGGCGCCTGTGTCTACCTGCGCTCTGAAGACAGTCAACAAAATGTATACGTCCACCTTTTGGCAGCCAAATCGAAGGTGGCGCCGTTGAAGACTCGCCACAGCATTGCCCGACTCGAACTTTGTGCGGCTCTCCTCGCCACGCAGCTGTTTAAAAAGGTATTTTGTTCTCTTAAAGTTAATGCGGATGTGTTTTTCTGGGTAGATTCCATGACGGTGCTTCAGTGGCTTAAAGCAGCGCCCTCCTGTTGGAAAACTTTTGTTGGAAATCGAGTGTCCAAAATACAAGAATCAACCACCGGGTATCCTTGGAATCATGTGCCTGGCAAGGAAAACCCGGCTGACGAGCTTTCTCGTGGTCTCACTCCCTACGAGCTACTTAACCAGAAGCGATGGTGGACGGGTCCCACGTGGATCAAACTCACCAAAGATCACTGGCCGAAGCAACATGTTGAAGCAGATATATCTGGGACGTTCGCTGTTGAACGTAAAGCATGCTTACTGTCTGTAGCACCTCCTGAATGCTCATTTGGCGAACAACTGTTTAACCGTTACTCTTCCTACACCGTTCTACGCAGAACCGTAGCTTACATTCTTCGCTATATGAGAGCATTGCATATTTCGGCTTCCAACACTCAACCGGATGGTGCATGTGCGGCTTCTTCGACAGTATCACGTGATACACATACTTACCTGACAACTGATGATTTGCAAGATGCCGAACTTACGATTTGTCGACTTTCTCAGCGCGAAACCTTTTCATCGGAATTAAATGCTCTACGATTAGGTAAACCAGTTGGAAATAATTCTGCCATGAAGTGGATCAAGCCAATAATGTCCAGTGATGGTCTTATCAGAGTCGGAGGCCGAATTCGACATTCTGGTGTTCCTGATGCAATGAAACATCCGATCGTCATATCTAGTAAGCAGCGTTTGGCACACCTTCTGGCTGTTCATTATCATACATATCTGCTACATGCAGGGCCGCAACTCATGATGTGCACAATTAAGCAAAAATTCTGGTTGATCGCCGGCAGAGATCTACTTCGTCAAGTATACCACCAATGTCACACCTGCTTCCGTCACAAGCCAGTTCTTGTTCAGCAGACAACCGCTGATCTTCCAAGCTCCAGGGTAACTCCATCACGACCGTTTGCGGTTTCTGGAATCGATTATTGCGGTCCATTATATCTTCGCGGACCTTATCGAAGGGCTGGAGCGATAAAGGCATACATTGCAGTGTTTGTCTGCTTTTCAACCCGTGCTGTACATCTCGAGCTCGTGAGCGACCTCTCAGCAGCAGCCTTTCTTGCTGCTCTAAAAAGATTTATTGCTCGACGTGGCATGGTTCGGGAGCTTCACTCGGACAATGCCACGAACTTTAAAGGCGCATCAAACGAATTAAACCATCTTTACAAACTACTTAAGACCGACAAAAGTAGCCGCAAATTAATTTTCGACTGGTGCGCTAATGTAGAAATCGTGTGGAAATTCATACCCCCGCGCGCTCCCCACTTTGGCGGCTTGTGGGAGGCGGCGGTTGAATCTGCAAAGAATCACCTTCTGAAGGAAGTTCGTGGTACTACGGCCACCCAGGAAGAAATGCTAACACTCCTCGCACAAGTAGAAATGTGCCTCAATTCGCGGCCTATTGTTGAGATGTCTAACGACCCGTCGGATTTGGAGGCATTAACACCAGGCCACTTCTTAGTTGGAGCAAACATGCAGACTATTCCCGAAGTTGATTATAAACATCATCCGGACAACAGACTCAACCGCTGGCAGTTGATGCAGAAACGACTCCAGGCGATTTGGAAACGTTGGAGCACCGAGTATTTGCAGCAGCTGCAAGCACGCTCCAAGAAGGGCATCAAACAACCCGTTAACATCGAAGTTGGCCGTTTAGTTATTATCAAGGACGACAACCTTCCCCCAGCGCAGTGGCCGCTTGGTCGCATCATCGAAATTCATCCAAATCAGGACGGCATCGTGAGAGTTGTCTCTTTGAAAACTTCAACAGCCAACAACATCGTCCGGCCAGTAACTAAAATTGTTCTCCTACCGATGACTCCGTGCTTGACATCAACAACACCCCAGAACGGGTAA